Proteins encoded within one genomic window of Saccharopolyspora pogona:
- a CDS encoding CoA-binding protein — protein sequence MYRSARADLRTSLDLISSHMVVVQSTADCAEAMQAFREKRKPEFRGRRPLWTDGCTWRSVAVVGASERSALAGRLTRYLQGFDGAVYPINPNYQEIAGCGGERARRHHRDRRRQAAGGRPQRPGAGLLTAALGPLLGLARERAIASHTGALVRAGTAFDLLTRESGAIQVGDLDELLDVSVALTAAPSLRAGRIGAITSSGGAGGARRRRNRPLGAAHSLSCRHPRRAQRRRRDARPGRADAVAEPLARTVPAASRSPHHARSLAAPRILSV from the coding sequence GTGTACCGGTCGGCCCGCGCCGACCTGCGCACCTCCCTGGACCTGATCTCCTCGCACATGGTCGTCGTGCAGTCCACCGCGGACTGCGCCGAGGCCATGCAGGCCTTCCGCGAGAAGCGCAAGCCCGAATTCCGGGGTCGGCGACCACTGTGGACGGACGGCTGCACCTGGCGGTCGGTAGCCGTCGTCGGGGCCTCCGAACGCTCCGCACTGGCCGGCCGGCTCACCCGCTACCTGCAAGGCTTCGACGGCGCGGTCTACCCGATCAACCCGAACTACCAGGAGATTGCTGGTTGCGGCGGCGAACGAGCACGGCGACATCACCGCGACCGACGCCGCCAAGCTGCTGGTGGCCGACCCCAACGTCCGGGTGCTGGCCTGCTAACCGCAGCGCTCGGGCCGCTCCTCGGCCTGGCGCGGGAACGCGCCATCGCCTCGCACACCGGCGCACTGGTGCGCGCCGGCACCGCTTTCGACCTGCTGACCCGCGAATCCGGCGCAATCCAGGTCGGCGACCTGGACGAACTGCTGGACGTCTCGGTCGCGTTGACGGCCGCCCCGAGCTTGCGGGCGGGCCGCATCGGGGCGATCACCAGCTCCGGCGGGGCGGGCGGCGCTCGCCGCAGGCGAAACCGGCCTCTGGGAGCGGCTCATAGCCTGAGCTGCCGCCACCCGCGTCGGGCACAGCGCCGTCGTCGCGATGCGAGGCCGGGACGGGCAGACGCGGTGGCGGAACCACTGGCACGTACCGTGCCAGCCGCATCCCGTTCCCCGCACCATGCCCGATCCCTGGCAGCACCCCGTATTCTGTCGGTGTGA
- a CDS encoding sensor domain-containing diguanylate cyclase gives MSPSEPNFAAGVPWQRVFDQAASAMAILDLQGHYRYVNEAMCRMLGYRREELEGLDYRAVTHPDDIDPEGLMESPDLLEKRYIRSDGSVIWASVARSFIRDSHGRAIHFLSQIQDITRRREAELLWQRSFANAPIGMAVLDLKGAWTEVNDTLCGMLGYTREEMLSMAFADVTYEDDEEHGMVALDELIEGNRDSISIEKRYRHKNGHPIWMLIRATTVPGADGAPAFVVSQYEDIGEQRLVDAHLAHLALHDPLTGLANRALLADRLDHGLQQLARDDGVLVVVLADLDQLKPVNDRFGHALGDQLLIATARELQLAVRAGDTVARIGGDEFVVVSLLPDEDAARSLRDRVEQHLNTDVKVHGARMRLRASVGYTTTSDPAVAPDVLLHNADRDMYISKRRRREAHGGGR, from the coding sequence ATGTCCCCCTCGGAGCCGAACTTCGCCGCTGGCGTGCCCTGGCAGCGCGTCTTCGACCAGGCTGCGTCTGCGATGGCGATCCTCGACTTGCAGGGCCACTACCGGTACGTCAACGAAGCCATGTGCCGGATGCTCGGCTACCGCAGGGAGGAGCTGGAGGGCCTGGACTACCGGGCCGTCACGCACCCCGACGACATCGACCCGGAGGGGCTGATGGAGTCCCCGGACCTTCTGGAGAAGCGCTACATCCGCTCCGATGGCAGCGTCATCTGGGCGTCGGTGGCGCGGTCGTTCATCCGGGACAGCCACGGCCGGGCAATCCACTTCCTGTCGCAGATCCAGGACATCACCCGGCGCCGGGAGGCGGAGCTGCTCTGGCAGCGCAGCTTCGCCAACGCGCCGATCGGCATGGCGGTGCTGGACCTCAAGGGCGCGTGGACGGAGGTCAACGACACGCTCTGCGGCATGCTCGGCTACACGCGCGAGGAGATGCTGTCGATGGCGTTCGCCGACGTCACCTACGAGGACGACGAGGAGCACGGCATGGTCGCTCTCGACGAACTCATCGAGGGCAACCGGGACAGCATCAGCATCGAGAAGCGCTACCGGCACAAGAACGGCCACCCGATCTGGATGCTGATCCGGGCGACCACCGTGCCGGGCGCTGACGGCGCGCCGGCGTTCGTCGTCAGCCAGTATGAGGACATCGGCGAGCAACGCCTGGTGGACGCCCACCTCGCGCACCTGGCGCTGCACGACCCGCTGACCGGGCTGGCGAACCGGGCGCTGCTGGCCGACCGGCTCGACCACGGGCTGCAGCAGCTGGCGCGCGACGACGGCGTGCTGGTGGTGGTGCTGGCCGATCTGGACCAGCTCAAGCCGGTCAACGACCGCTTCGGGCACGCGCTGGGCGATCAGCTGCTGATCGCCACCGCGCGCGAGCTGCAGCTGGCGGTGCGGGCCGGTGACACCGTCGCCCGCATCGGTGGCGACGAGTTCGTCGTGGTCAGCCTGCTCCCGGACGAGGACGCCGCGCGGTCGCTGCGGGATCGCGTGGAGCAGCACCTGAACACCGATGTGAAGGTGCACGGAGCCCGAATGCGGCTGCGCGCCAGCGTCGGCTACACCACCACTTCCGACCCTGCTGTCGCGCCGGACGTGCTGCTGCACAACGCTGACCGCGACATGTACATCAGCAAGCGCCGCCGCCGGGAGGCGCACGGCGGCGGCCGCTGA
- a CDS encoding TetR/AcrR family transcriptional regulator, giving the protein MTAASESSAHNGSAIPRGQGGDALSVAAREIFAERGYHGASIRDIAKRAGLSLSALYYWHSSKQELFAGLLEDSVNDYVQACDAALRDCGDDPVERLRAIVRATVDYRVRRRVESTIAVREIRNLEDEHARRLAALRESATRLFQDIIDDGVRRGAFSCEHPVEARLAIQAACNAIPQWYDPESDVGPAELSDRYATIALRIVGA; this is encoded by the coding sequence GTGACGGCGGCATCCGAATCCTCGGCCCACAACGGCTCCGCCATTCCGCGCGGCCAGGGCGGCGACGCGCTCTCCGTCGCGGCGCGCGAGATCTTCGCCGAGCGCGGATACCACGGCGCATCCATCCGCGACATCGCCAAGCGGGCCGGATTGAGCCTGTCCGCGCTGTACTACTGGCATTCCAGCAAGCAGGAGCTGTTCGCCGGGCTGCTCGAGGACAGCGTCAACGATTACGTGCAGGCCTGCGACGCGGCTCTTCGCGACTGCGGCGACGATCCGGTCGAGCGGCTACGCGCGATCGTGCGCGCCACGGTGGACTACCGGGTGCGGCGGCGGGTGGAAAGCACCATCGCGGTGCGGGAGATCCGGAACCTGGAGGACGAGCACGCGCGGCGGCTCGCCGCGCTGCGCGAGTCGGCGACCCGGCTGTTCCAGGACATCATCGACGATGGCGTGCGGCGCGGGGCCTTCTCCTGCGAGCACCCCGTCGAGGCCCGCCTCGCGATCCAGGCCGCCTGCAACGCGATCCCGCAGTGGTACGACCCGGAAAGCGATGTGGGACCGGCCGAACTGTCCGACCGCTACGCCACCATCGCGTTGCGCATCGTGGGCGCCTAG
- a CDS encoding M29 family metallopeptidase, translating into MSRVESRPEYLSWEAAIGARKLVEQVMLVKPGEQVVLTGDTSTDRRVVELTAQAVAAAGATPTVIWYETRPSSAMEPPAPVAGAVAKADVWIEFSVAYIMHSDAFRAAIANGARYTNLTGMDIPMLVDTVGKPDFEGVMRLGRALVSLLEQADEVRITAANGTDLVGRNQGRPINLRGKPAEKPGETVMLSGQISWNPIEETQNGTLVFDGALWPPAEIGLLRSPVRCKVENGVVTEITGDRDAEVFRNWMESFDDPNMFRLAHWSLGFNPGVLVPTGRIVEDERVFGCVEIGIGTKGAWIGGEPWVAAAHTDGSVLGPSIYLDGKAIELDGRYVHPELVRICREIGVPGY; encoded by the coding sequence GTGAGTCGAGTCGAATCCCGGCCGGAGTACCTGTCGTGGGAGGCCGCGATCGGCGCCCGCAAGCTCGTCGAGCAGGTCATGCTGGTCAAGCCCGGTGAGCAGGTGGTGCTCACCGGCGACACCTCGACCGACCGCCGTGTCGTGGAGTTGACCGCGCAGGCCGTCGCCGCCGCGGGGGCCACGCCGACCGTGATCTGGTACGAGACCCGGCCGAGCTCCGCGATGGAGCCGCCTGCGCCGGTGGCCGGTGCGGTCGCCAAGGCCGACGTGTGGATCGAGTTCAGCGTCGCCTACATCATGCACAGCGACGCCTTCCGCGCCGCCATCGCCAACGGTGCCCGCTACACCAACCTGACCGGCATGGACATCCCGATGCTGGTCGACACCGTCGGCAAGCCCGACTTCGAGGGCGTCATGCGGCTGGGCCGCGCGCTGGTCAGCCTGCTGGAGCAGGCCGACGAGGTGCGCATCACCGCCGCAAACGGCACCGATCTGGTCGGCCGCAACCAGGGGCGCCCGATCAACCTGCGCGGCAAGCCCGCCGAGAAGCCCGGCGAGACCGTGATGCTCTCCGGCCAGATCTCCTGGAACCCGATCGAGGAGACCCAGAACGGCACCCTGGTGTTCGACGGCGCGCTGTGGCCGCCGGCCGAGATCGGGCTGCTGCGCTCTCCGGTGCGCTGCAAGGTGGAGAACGGGGTGGTCACCGAAATCACCGGCGACCGCGATGCCGAGGTGTTCCGCAACTGGATGGAGTCCTTCGACGACCCGAACATGTTCCGGTTGGCGCACTGGTCGCTGGGCTTCAACCCCGGCGTGCTGGTCCCCACCGGCCGCATCGTCGAGGATGAGCGGGTGTTCGGCTGCGTGGAGATTGGTATCGGCACCAAGGGCGCGTGGATCGGCGGCGAGCCGTGGGTCGCGGCGGCGCACACCGACGGCAGCGTGCTCGGCCCGTCGATCTACCTCGACGGCAAGGCCATCGAGCTCGACGGCCGCTACGTGCACCCCGAGCTGGTGCGGATCTGCCGCGAGATCGGCGTCCCCGGGTACTGA
- a CDS encoding IclR family transcriptional regulator → MLQTADRALQVLLSFSDQRPEWGVSELARELGLDKSVTQRLLATLANRGFVLADPETRRYRLGPAVSQLSRVAERSGALSLIARPVLAMLARETGESAVLNVAHGGSYRTVAAVDARGPLSYSAIVGHVMPGHAGCSAHALFAGQPVEEVRELFGPEPLTRYTPNTPTTYAELAQRWQEVRDTGVSISDGEFDANAGAVAVPLLLSGATVASLTLIGPAERVISRIDDLIAPLRAAGTDLSNRLAPGRAGSPS, encoded by the coding sequence TTGCTGCAGACCGCGGATCGGGCCCTGCAGGTGTTGCTCTCCTTCTCCGACCAGCGGCCGGAGTGGGGCGTCAGCGAGCTCGCGCGCGAACTCGGGCTCGACAAGTCCGTCACGCAGCGGTTGTTGGCGACGCTCGCCAATCGCGGTTTCGTGCTCGCCGACCCGGAAACCCGGCGGTACCGGCTCGGACCAGCGGTTTCCCAGCTCTCCCGAGTCGCTGAGCGCAGCGGCGCGCTGAGTCTGATCGCTCGGCCCGTGCTCGCCATGCTGGCCCGGGAAACGGGGGAGAGCGCGGTGCTCAACGTCGCGCACGGCGGCTCCTACCGCACGGTGGCTGCGGTGGACGCTCGCGGCCCGCTGAGCTACTCCGCCATCGTCGGCCACGTGATGCCCGGTCACGCAGGGTGTTCGGCGCACGCGTTGTTCGCAGGGCAGCCGGTCGAGGAGGTCCGTGAACTCTTCGGACCCGAACCGCTCACCCGCTACACCCCGAACACCCCCACCACCTACGCCGAGCTGGCGCAGCGGTGGCAGGAGGTCCGGGACACCGGAGTGTCCATTTCGGACGGTGAGTTCGACGCCAACGCCGGCGCCGTCGCGGTGCCGCTGCTGCTCTCCGGTGCGACAGTTGCGTCGCTGACGCTGATCGGCCCGGCCGAACGCGTGATCAGCCGGATCGACGACCTGATCGCCCCGCTGCGCGCCGCGGGCACCGACCTGTCCAACCGGCTCGCCCCCGGCCGCGCCGGGTCGCCCAGCTGA
- a CDS encoding alpha/beta hydrolase, which translates to MPLHPDAEPFVALMQEYFPDLGGAVTDAAQARAMMSEGATARPRQPVAKVEDRLIPGPPGVRIPVRIYWPRAGGEPMPVVVYFHGGGWVLGDLESHDGVARSMANGTGAIVIAVHYRRAPEHRYPAAADDAYAATQWAAEHAAELGGDPARLAVAGDSSGGNLAAVTSLRANEDGGPDVGFQLLVYPVTDHDFTTESYVDSGPDCLLMTSHMMWFWDQYVPDAADRDHPHASPLRAADLSGLPPAHVLTAGRDPLRTEGQRYAERLQAAGVPTSTQHCPGLFHGFAGGAELLPPAGEAMAEAHRVLREVLKS; encoded by the coding sequence ATGCCGTTGCATCCGGACGCCGAGCCGTTCGTCGCGCTCATGCAGGAGTACTTCCCCGACCTCGGCGGCGCGGTCACCGACGCCGCGCAAGCCCGCGCGATGATGTCCGAGGGCGCGACGGCGCGGCCCCGCCAACCGGTGGCGAAGGTCGAAGACCGGCTCATCCCCGGCCCGCCCGGCGTGCGGATCCCGGTGCGCATCTACTGGCCGCGAGCCGGCGGCGAGCCGATGCCGGTGGTCGTGTACTTCCACGGCGGCGGCTGGGTTCTCGGCGATCTGGAAAGCCACGACGGCGTCGCCCGCTCGATGGCCAACGGCACCGGGGCGATCGTCATCGCCGTGCACTACCGGCGCGCCCCGGAACACCGCTACCCGGCAGCCGCCGATGATGCTTACGCCGCAACGCAATGGGCCGCCGAACACGCCGCGGAGCTCGGCGGCGACCCGGCCCGCCTCGCGGTCGCCGGGGACAGCTCCGGCGGCAACCTGGCCGCGGTGACGTCGCTGCGGGCCAACGAGGACGGCGGCCCGGACGTCGGCTTCCAGCTGCTGGTCTACCCGGTCACCGACCATGACTTCACCACCGAATCCTATGTGGACAGCGGCCCGGACTGCCTGCTCATGACGAGCCACATGATGTGGTTCTGGGACCAGTACGTACCCGACGCCGCCGACCGCGACCACCCGCACGCCTCCCCACTGCGCGCCGCCGACCTCTCCGGGCTGCCGCCCGCGCACGTCCTTACCGCCGGCCGCGACCCGCTGCGCACCGAGGGCCAGCGCTACGCCGAGCGGCTGCAAGCGGCGGGCGTGCCCACCAGCACCCAGCACTGCCCGGGCCTGTTCCACGGCTTCGCCGGCGGCGCCGAACTGCTGCCACCCGCCGGTGAAGCGATGGCCGAGGCGCACCGCGTGCTGCGAGAAGTCCTGAAATCGTAG
- a CDS encoding alpha/beta fold hydrolase, with product MSAVTYRRPGLAARDHVFRVPLRHDDPGAGEIEVFGREVVAPGNEDRALPWLVYFQGGPGGKAERPLSTSAWLRRALQDYRVLLLDQRGTGRSTPANRQTLAGLSAAKQAEHLALLRADSIVRDAEVLRKQLIGDQPWSVLGQSFGGFCALTYLSLGPEGLRQVMITGGIPTLTGHADDVYRAAYPRTLRKNDAYFARYPEDAAIARRVVEHLAEREVIMPTGEQLTPERFQTLGIQFGQASRFDALHYLLEEAFVVDVLSDTFLRGVDAAVSFAERPLYAALHEAIYCQGAASQWSAHRVRAEFDEFDWTRSGRVNFTGEMIYPWLFEQDPSLVRLREAAELLAAKADWPHLYDLDRLAHNDVPVAAAVYHDDMFVDRDQALESAQQVRGARTWVTNEYEHDGVKASPSVLDRLLAMNRGDA from the coding sequence ATGTCCGCCGTCACGTATCGCCGTCCGGGTTTGGCGGCCCGGGACCACGTTTTCCGGGTGCCATTGCGCCACGACGACCCGGGCGCCGGGGAGATCGAGGTCTTCGGGAGGGAGGTGGTGGCCCCCGGCAACGAGGACCGGGCACTGCCGTGGCTGGTCTACTTCCAGGGCGGACCGGGCGGCAAGGCGGAACGGCCGCTGAGCACCAGCGCCTGGCTGCGCCGCGCCCTGCAGGATTACCGGGTGCTGCTGCTGGATCAACGGGGTACCGGGCGCAGCACCCCGGCCAACCGCCAGACGCTGGCGGGCCTGTCGGCGGCCAAGCAGGCCGAGCACCTGGCCCTGCTGCGCGCCGATTCGATCGTTCGGGACGCCGAGGTGCTGCGCAAGCAGCTGATCGGCGACCAGCCGTGGTCGGTGCTGGGGCAGAGCTTCGGCGGCTTCTGCGCGCTGACCTACCTGTCGCTGGGGCCGGAGGGATTGCGCCAGGTGATGATCACCGGCGGGATCCCGACCCTGACCGGGCACGCCGACGACGTCTACCGCGCCGCGTACCCGCGCACGCTGCGCAAGAACGACGCCTACTTCGCCCGCTACCCGGAGGACGCCGCCATCGCGCGGCGCGTCGTCGAACACCTCGCCGAGCGTGAGGTGATCATGCCGACGGGAGAGCAGCTGACGCCGGAGCGTTTCCAGACGCTGGGCATCCAGTTCGGCCAGGCGTCGCGGTTCGACGCGCTGCACTACCTGCTGGAGGAGGCGTTCGTCGTCGACGTCCTCTCGGACACGTTCCTGCGCGGGGTGGACGCGGCGGTCTCCTTCGCCGAGCGCCCCTTGTACGCCGCGCTGCACGAGGCCATCTACTGCCAGGGCGCCGCGTCGCAGTGGTCCGCCCACCGGGTGCGCGCGGAGTTCGACGAGTTCGACTGGACCCGGTCCGGGCGGGTCAACTTCACCGGCGAGATGATCTATCCCTGGCTGTTCGAGCAGGACCCGTCGCTGGTGCGGCTGCGGGAGGCCGCCGAGCTGCTGGCCGCCAAGGCGGACTGGCCGCACCTCTATGACCTCGACCGGTTGGCGCACAATGATGTTCCGGTCGCCGCAGCGGTGTACCACGACGACATGTTCGTCGACCGCGACCAGGCGCTGGAGTCGGCGCAGCAGGTGCGCGGCGCGCGCACATGGGTCACCAACGAGTACGAGCACGACGGCGTCAAGGCCTCGCCGTCGGTGCTGGACCGGCTGCTGGCGATGAATCGCGGCGACGCCTGA
- a CDS encoding dihydrolipoyl dehydrogenase family protein: protein MDAVVEEVDVVVIGMGPGGEDVAGRLASAGLDVVGVESRLVGGECPYFACIPTKMMVRAADALGEARRVPELAGQATVRPDWTPVAKRIRDEATTDWNDEIAVRRFEDTGGRLVRGVGRISAPGEVTVNGQVFRARRGIVLNPGTDPVVPSIDGLAESPYWTNRDAVPATSAPESLLVLGGGPVGLEFTQVFARFGTAVTVLEMHPRLLSVAEPEASEVVTEALRADGVQIRTGCAVDRVKYDDQFQVHLDSGEVLTAERLLVATGRRTDLRALGVAAVGLDDQARSIPVDGRMRAADGVWAIGDITGRGAFTHTSVYQSRIAAADILGQGSEVADYRAMPSVIFTDPEVATVGLTESRARKQELAVRTATTQISASTRGWIHKIDNEGIIKLVADAERGVLVGATVVAPAGGEIIGALAVAVHAEVPVQRLREMIFAYPTFHRAIEATLAELDA, encoded by the coding sequence GTGGACGCGGTGGTCGAAGAGGTCGACGTCGTGGTCATCGGCATGGGGCCGGGCGGCGAGGACGTGGCGGGACGGCTGGCGAGCGCGGGCCTGGACGTGGTCGGGGTCGAATCGCGGCTGGTCGGCGGCGAGTGCCCGTACTTCGCCTGCATCCCGACCAAGATGATGGTGCGGGCCGCCGACGCCCTCGGCGAGGCGCGCCGGGTGCCCGAACTCGCCGGGCAGGCGACCGTGCGGCCGGACTGGACGCCGGTCGCGAAGCGGATCCGCGACGAGGCGACCACCGACTGGAACGACGAGATCGCGGTGCGGCGCTTCGAGGACACCGGCGGCCGGCTGGTGCGCGGCGTCGGCCGGATCAGCGCGCCCGGCGAGGTCACCGTCAACGGCCAGGTGTTCCGGGCCCGCCGCGGCATCGTGCTCAACCCCGGCACCGATCCGGTGGTCCCGTCGATCGACGGGCTCGCCGAGAGCCCGTACTGGACAAACCGCGATGCGGTGCCCGCGACCAGCGCGCCGGAGTCGCTGCTGGTGCTCGGCGGCGGCCCGGTCGGGCTGGAGTTCACGCAGGTCTTCGCCCGGTTCGGTACCGCGGTGACGGTTCTGGAGATGCATCCGCGGCTGCTGTCGGTGGCCGAACCAGAGGCCTCCGAGGTGGTCACGGAGGCGCTGCGCGCCGACGGCGTACAAATACGCACCGGCTGCGCGGTCGACCGCGTCAAGTATGACGACCAGTTCCAGGTGCACCTGGATTCGGGAGAGGTGCTGACCGCCGAGCGCCTGCTGGTCGCCACCGGTCGGCGCACCGACCTGCGCGCGCTGGGGGTCGCGGCCGTCGGGTTGGACGACCAGGCCAGGAGCATCCCGGTCGACGGCCGCATGCGGGCCGCCGACGGCGTTTGGGCGATCGGCGACATCACCGGTCGAGGCGCCTTCACGCACACCTCGGTCTACCAGTCCCGGATCGCGGCGGCCGACATCCTCGGCCAGGGCAGCGAGGTCGCCGACTACCGTGCGATGCCCTCTGTCATCTTCACCGACCCCGAGGTCGCCACCGTCGGGCTGACCGAATCCCGGGCCCGGAAGCAGGAACTCGCGGTGCGCACCGCCACCACCCAGATCTCCGCGTCGACGCGCGGCTGGATCCACAAGATCGACAACGAGGGGATCATCAAGCTCGTCGCCGACGCCGAACGGGGCGTGCTGGTCGGCGCCACCGTGGTCGCGCCCGCCGGCGGTGAGATCATCGGCGCGCTGGCCGTGGCCGTGCACGCCGAGGTCCCGGTGCAGCGCCTACGCGAGATGATCTTCGCCTACCCGACGTTCCACCGGGCGATCGAGGCGACCCTCGCCGAACTGGACGCCTGA
- a CDS encoding histidine phosphatase family protein has protein sequence MSEVEYRQSQFSAPAGSTDILLIRHGESAPARPDQPFRLVDGQGDPELAPAGWEQAELVADRLAAMQLDAIYVTTLQRTVQTAAPLAARLGLTTLVEPDMREVHLGDWEGGLFRQKVSQNDPVIQQMHAEQRWDVIPGAESTEALTTRLRGAIERLTAAHPDQRIAVFTHGGVIGQVMAMATGSRPLAFLGANNGSISQIVITEGRWIVRRFNDSAHVDDGLSKTASALS, from the coding sequence ATGTCCGAAGTGGAGTACCGGCAGTCGCAATTCTCGGCACCTGCCGGATCCACCGACATCCTGCTGATCCGGCACGGGGAATCCGCCCCGGCGCGCCCGGACCAGCCCTTCCGGCTGGTGGACGGCCAGGGCGACCCGGAGCTCGCCCCGGCGGGCTGGGAGCAAGCCGAGCTGGTCGCGGACCGCCTCGCCGCCATGCAGCTGGACGCGATCTACGTGACCACCCTGCAGCGGACCGTGCAGACCGCCGCACCGCTGGCGGCCCGCCTCGGCCTGACCACGCTGGTCGAGCCCGACATGCGCGAGGTGCACCTGGGCGACTGGGAAGGTGGGCTGTTCCGGCAGAAGGTCTCGCAGAACGACCCGGTGATCCAGCAGATGCACGCCGAGCAGCGCTGGGACGTCATCCCGGGCGCGGAGTCCACCGAGGCACTGACCACGCGGCTGCGCGGCGCGATCGAACGCCTCACCGCCGCGCACCCGGACCAGCGCATCGCGGTGTTCACCCACGGCGGCGTCATCGGCCAGGTGATGGCCATGGCGACGGGCTCGCGGCCGCTCGCGTTCCTGGGAGCGAACAACGGCTCGATCTCGCAGATCGTGATCACCGAGGGCCGCTGGATCGTCCGCCGCTTCAACGACTCCGCCCATGTCGACGACGGTCTGAGCAAGACGGCCTCCGCCCTGAGCTGA
- a CDS encoding OPT/YSL family transporter, with the protein MTVSDPVAGADRAHPRAFEPTVLVITIVLSVVGAIIGLHLITTLGISANTSVIGALIAMIIGRINVAALRKMRSVHRQNLVQSAVSGSTFAAANSLLAPIAVPFAFGRADLVWPVFAGVAIGLFTDSYVLYRLFNSRLLPAQAAWPPGIAAADTIIAGDKGGRRAAVLAGGAVVGFIGAFFKLPVSAAGVAFIGNIWALGMFGIGLLFSQYSPTWFHVNIGSLYIPHGVMIGAGLVALGQAAYLMFRKKGKTTERTTSIDPSEVPQVHEKALRKGVLQGYALFVLGAAVVALAGGLISELSVPALILWILAAALAAIIHEIIVGLAAMHSGWFPAFAVTLIFLVLGLVLGVPPVALALFVGYTSATGPAFADMGYDFKAGWLLRKQHRPYDVFERSGRFQQYLASLVGFAVATVTVAVSWQAYFGDGLLPPVAKVYAATIHAGLTDPNVLMTLLLWAIPGALIQLLGGANRQMGVLLATGLLIATPQACWLVFGALVVRIVYRWRRGDKADEDLNLVGAGLIAGDALYSTSRIFESK; encoded by the coding sequence ATGACTGTCAGCGACCCCGTGGCCGGCGCCGACCGCGCGCATCCACGGGCCTTCGAGCCCACCGTGCTGGTGATCACCATCGTGCTTTCCGTGGTCGGGGCGATCATCGGCCTGCACCTGATCACCACGCTCGGGATCTCGGCCAACACCTCCGTCATCGGCGCGCTGATCGCGATGATCATCGGCCGGATCAACGTCGCCGCGCTGCGCAAGATGCGTTCCGTGCACCGGCAGAACCTGGTGCAGAGCGCGGTATCCGGTTCGACCTTCGCCGCCGCCAACTCGCTGCTGGCGCCCATCGCGGTGCCGTTCGCCTTCGGCCGGGCCGACCTGGTGTGGCCGGTCTTCGCCGGGGTCGCGATCGGATTGTTCACCGACTCCTACGTGCTGTACCGGCTGTTCAACTCGCGGCTGCTGCCCGCGCAGGCGGCCTGGCCGCCCGGCATCGCCGCCGCCGACACCATCATCGCCGGCGACAAGGGCGGCCGGCGGGCCGCGGTGCTGGCCGGTGGTGCCGTCGTCGGGTTCATCGGCGCCTTCTTCAAGCTGCCGGTCTCGGCGGCCGGCGTGGCCTTCATCGGCAACATCTGGGCGCTCGGCATGTTCGGCATCGGCTTGCTGTTCAGCCAGTACAGCCCCACCTGGTTCCACGTCAACATCGGCAGCCTCTACATCCCGCACGGCGTGATGATCGGTGCCGGGCTGGTCGCGCTCGGGCAGGCCGCCTACCTGATGTTCCGGAAGAAGGGCAAGACGACCGAACGCACCACGTCGATCGACCCGAGCGAGGTGCCGCAGGTCCACGAGAAGGCGTTACGCAAGGGCGTGCTGCAGGGCTATGCGCTTTTCGTGCTCGGCGCCGCCGTGGTCGCCCTGGCCGGCGGGCTGATCTCCGAGCTCTCGGTGCCGGCGCTGATCCTCTGGATCCTCGCCGCCGCGCTGGCCGCGATCATCCACGAGATCATCGTCGGGTTGGCCGCGATGCACTCCGGCTGGTTCCCGGCCTTCGCCGTCACGCTCATCTTCCTGGTGCTCGGGCTGGTCCTCGGGGTCCCGCCGGTGGCCTTGGCGCTGTTCGTGGGCTACACCTCCGCGACCGGTCCCGCGTTCGCGGACATGGGCTACGACTTCAAGGCCGGTTGGCTGCTGCGCAAACAACACCGGCCCTACGACGTCTTCGAGCGCTCCGGCCGGTTCCAGCAGTACCTGGCCTCGCTGGTCGGCTTCGCCGTGGCGACCGTCACGGTCGCGGTGTCCTGGCAGGCGTACTTCGGCGACGGGCTGCTGCCGCCGGTCGCCAAGGTCTACGCCGCCACCATCCACGCCGGGTTGACCGATCCGAACGTGCTGATGACGCTGCTGCTGTGGGCGATCCCGGGCGCGCTGATCCAGCTGCTCGGCGGCGCGAACCGGCAGATGGGCGTCCTGCTGGCCACCGGCCTGCTGATCGCGACCCCGCAAGCCTGCTGGCTGGTCTTCGGCGCGCTGGTGGTGCGGATCGTCTACCGCTGGCGCCGCGGCGACAAGGCGGACGAGGACCTCAACCTGGTCGGCGCGGGCCTCATCGCCGGCGACGCGCTCTATTCGACCAGCCGGATCTTCGAATCGAAGTAG